A genomic window from Aricia agestis chromosome 8, ilAriAges1.1, whole genome shotgun sequence includes:
- the LOC121729966 gene encoding UDP-xylose and UDP-N-acetylglucosamine transporter-like, which produces MGTLEIVTKVFVGCCINSFIMEMLMAKAPYSANFITFLQFLFVALQGLITLKYQILKPKVPALQYFVLVLLFFVTSVANNYAYVLHVPSTLHMIIRSASSPASMLVSWCVKRKAPRINAIIGSIVTTVGVVLATYGGASIVEKQTDIYWEWCLGVALLLVMLFVGALTGLQQEILFAKFGRHTQEMLFFTHALPLPLFVSIVPELKNIMLNLTRDIWLVIVLNILSQVFCAQSVHELAAKETSMTVTFILTIRKFVSLLISSIFFKNNLTMLHVVGTVFVVVGTYFYFDFFSARKQKPVSFKKVS; this is translated from the exons ATGGGTACACTTGAAATAGTTACAAAGGTTTTTGTGGGCTGCTGTATAAATTCCTTTATAATGGAAATGTTAATGGCTAAAGCACCATATAGTGCCAATTTTATAACATTCCTACAGTTCCTGTTTGTCGCTCTTCAAGGCCTAATAACACTCAAATATCAGAtc TTAAAACCGAAAGTACCTGCCTTGCAATATTTTGTGcttgtgttattattttttgttacaagtGTGGCCAATAATTATGCTTATGTTTTGCATGTGCCCTCGACGCTTCATATGATTATAAG ATCTGCATCCTCGCCGGCCAGTATGTTAGTTTCTTGGTGTGTTAAGAGAAAAGCCCCTCGAATTAATGCAATAATAGGGTCCATAGTGACAACAGTAGGTGTTGTTTTAGCAACATACGGTGGAGCAAGCATAGTTGAGAAGCAAACTGATATTTATTGGGAATGGTGTCTTGGTGTGGCACTACTGTTAGTAATGCTTTTTGTGGGTGCACTGACAGGGCTCCAGCAAGAAATTCTATTTGCGAAGTTTGGAAGACACACACAAGAG ATGCTGTTTTTCACTCATGCTCTGCCTTTGCCGCTGTTTGTGAGCATTGTTCCAGAACTTAAGAATATAATGTTAAATCTCACTAGGGATATCTGGTTAGTGATTGTACTTAATATATTGTCACAGGTTTTCTGTGCGCAGTCCGTCCATGAACTCGCTGCGAAGGAGACTTCCATGACTGTTACTTTTATACTTACAATAAGAAAGTTTGTATCTTTACTGATATCTtccatatttttcaaaaataatttaacaatgcTTCACGTTGTTGGCACTGTATTTGTTGTAGTTGGTACATATTTCTATTTTGACTTTTTTTCTGCAAGGAAGCAGAAACCTGTTAGTTTTAAAAAGGTTAGTTAG
- the LOC121729967 gene encoding RNA-binding protein 1 isoform X1, whose product MSRYREWDLSCKVYVGNLGTNASKYEIEKVFAKYGSIRNVWVARNPPGFAFVEFEDPRDAEDAVRGLDGTRCCGTRIRVEMSNGRTRRDRRTRSRSPRRRSYSRGRSLSPRRSPSVRRRSPSVRRSRSRDRRSRSDSKSRYISPAKSPYRRSKSGTPKRSRSRSNSRNRY is encoded by the exons ATGTCTCGCTATCGGGAATGGGACCTATCATGCAAAGTTTACGTCGGAAACCTGGGAACAAATGCATCCAAATACGAAATCGAGAAGGTGTTCGCAAAATATGGTAGCATAAGGAACGTGTGGGTGGCTAGAAACCCACCGGGCTTCGCCTTCGTCGAATTTGAAGATCCTCGCGATGCGGAGGACGCAGTTAGAGGATTAGATGGAAC CCGTTGCTGTGGTACCAGAATCAGGGTGGAAATGTCAAATGGCAGAACAAGGAGAGATCGCAG AACGCGCAGTCGAAGCCCGCGGCGCCGCTCGTACTCGCGCGGGCGGTCGCTGTCGCCTCGCCGGTCGCCGTCGGTGCGTCGCCGCTCGCCGTCAGTCCGCCGCTCGCGGTCGCGCGACCGCCGCAGCCGTTCTGATAGCAAGAGCAGGTACATAAGTCCAGCGAAAAGCCCGTACCGCCGGTCCAAGTCGGGGACGCCCAAACGCTCGCGGTCCAGATCAAACAGCAGAAACAG GTACTAG
- the LOC121729967 gene encoding RNA-binding protein 1 isoform X3 translates to MSRYREWDLSCKVYVGNLGTNASKYEIEKVFAKYGSIRNVWVARNPPGFAFVEFEDPRDAEDAVRGLDGTRCCGTRIRVEMSNGRTRRDRRSRSRSPRRRSYSRGRSLSPRRSPSVRRRSPSVRRSRSRDRRSRSDSKSRY, encoded by the exons ATGTCTCGCTATCGGGAATGGGACCTATCATGCAAAGTTTACGTCGGAAACCTGGGAACAAATGCATCCAAATACGAAATCGAGAAGGTGTTCGCAAAATATGGTAGCATAAGGAACGTGTGGGTGGCTAGAAACCCACCGGGCTTCGCCTTCGTCGAATTTGAAGATCCTCGCGATGCGGAGGACGCAGTTAGAGGATTAGATGGAAC CCGTTGCTGTGGTACCAGAATCAGGGTGGAAATGTCAAATGGCAGAACAAGGAGAGATCGCAGGT CGCGCAGTCGAAGCCCGCGGCGCCGCTCGTACTCGCGCGGGCGGTCGCTGTCGCCTCGCCGGTCGCCGTCGGTGCGTCGCCGCTCGCCGTCAGTCCGCCGCTCGCGGTCGCGCGACCGCCGCAGCCGTTCTGATAGCAAGAGCAG GTACTAG
- the LOC121729967 gene encoding RNA-binding protein 1 isoform X2: protein MSRYREWDLSCKVYVGNLGTNASKYEIEKVFAKYGSIRNVWVARNPPGFAFVEFEDPRDAEDAVRGLDGTRCCGTRIRVEMSNGRTRRDRRSILSTNHQHTNDLTTSLHHNYGFFLNLTSANAARHYTPLDFCDRLSKFLRAADVYTNCVRLLLTSVT, encoded by the exons ATGTCTCGCTATCGGGAATGGGACCTATCATGCAAAGTTTACGTCGGAAACCTGGGAACAAATGCATCCAAATACGAAATCGAGAAGGTGTTCGCAAAATATGGTAGCATAAGGAACGTGTGGGTGGCTAGAAACCCACCGGGCTTCGCCTTCGTCGAATTTGAAGATCCTCGCGATGCGGAGGACGCAGTTAGAGGATTAGATGGAAC CCGTTGCTGTGGTACCAGAATCAGGGTGGAAATGTCAAATGGCAGAACAAGGAGAGATCGCAG GTCCATTTTATCAACAAACCACCAACACACCAACGATCTCACCACATCTCTTCACCACAACTACGGCTTCTTTCTCAATTTGACATCCGCGAACGCCGCTCGCCACTACACCCCGCTCGACTTCTGCGATCGGCTCTCCAAATTTCTACGCGCAGCTGACGTCTACACCAACTGCGTCCGACTCCTCCTAACCTCCGTCACCTAG